A section of the Arabiibacter massiliensis genome encodes:
- a CDS encoding GGDEF domain-containing protein, whose product MTRPARTSVFQLVASAALALLLAFALAPAPAAFADEAPADARTTIRVGYMDQPGVFSKDENGSFSGYTYDYLMRIAQFTSWSYEFVEAEGETSNDRAMRLIEMLDSGEVDIEGSMTYSPALAKLYEYPENSYGTAHTCLFAANTDTAITQTDLFTKGEVRVAILSTAKQRREELAYFCEKNNLNLTTVECSSTDELKEAVLAGEADAYLEIDVNIAEGFQIVAAFAGRPYYFTAPKGERAIIDEIDDTIRRINESNPGLQTELHNEYFFNTTASYALTEEDKEFCRQSGTLRVGVVSEKAPIQSFDPVTGQLEGVTKGMLDYLSEHTGLKFEAVPLERTDNLRQAIEDARVDLVAGINDNDLVASTLNVSVTAPYLSAAVVTVYNKYVDPDDLAGKKAAVSWELVDTVPDDAQVVVCESAEDCLKAVNDGRADYTYGTSYTTPYYQGLDNLTNLLTLPASSKSVNICFGLVQPIDPELLTVFNKAIRSLSPTELDSIVYDNSLIETDKQVGLFIQDHLLELSLICISVLLLIIALLALLVTTRNRAARATREENSRFQELFALSNERFFEYTPRTDTLKVSKSKTLGDVIKDEAASDDGLPYRVIAGARAKLLAQAGPEVLAAFTSPSQTVTEAIVQGEDGASQWVRFTSRSVLGDDGKPVSVIGKVAYIDDEMNERLDLSQRAFHDGLTGLLNWRAFREGAEKLLSSGEAGALLVVDTDDFKSVNDQFGHLAGDAALQNTGRALVDAFRPQDLVGRLGGDEFAVCIAGPVDHEALEKRCGELIGSGVTFAGQDGAEHAVTLSMGGVELHGAQASYKKAYEQADRALYRAKADGKDRFIMEPYEEAAAPPAS is encoded by the coding sequence ATGACGAGGCCTGCGCGCACATCGGTTTTCCAGCTGGTCGCATCCGCAGCGCTCGCGCTGCTGCTCGCCTTCGCGCTCGCGCCGGCTCCCGCGGCCTTCGCGGACGAGGCTCCCGCCGACGCCCGGACAACCATCCGCGTCGGCTACATGGACCAGCCCGGGGTGTTCTCCAAAGACGAGAACGGCTCCTTCAGCGGGTACACCTACGACTACCTCATGAGGATCGCCCAGTTCACCAGCTGGTCGTACGAGTTCGTGGAAGCGGAGGGCGAAACCTCCAACGACCGGGCCATGCGCTTGATCGAGATGCTCGACTCCGGCGAGGTGGACATCGAGGGCAGCATGACGTACAGCCCCGCCCTCGCAAAGCTGTACGAGTATCCGGAGAACAGCTACGGCACCGCCCACACCTGCCTGTTCGCCGCCAACACCGACACCGCGATCACGCAGACCGACCTCTTCACCAAAGGCGAGGTGCGCGTGGCCATCCTGTCGACGGCGAAGCAGCGCCGCGAGGAGCTGGCCTACTTCTGCGAGAAGAACAACCTGAACCTCACCACGGTCGAATGCTCGAGCACAGACGAGCTCAAGGAAGCCGTGCTCGCAGGCGAGGCCGACGCGTACCTCGAGATCGACGTCAACATCGCCGAGGGCTTCCAGATCGTGGCGGCATTCGCCGGAAGGCCGTACTACTTCACCGCGCCCAAAGGCGAGCGCGCGATCATCGACGAGATCGACGACACCATACGCCGCATCAACGAAAGCAACCCGGGCCTCCAAACCGAGCTGCACAACGAGTACTTCTTCAACACCACCGCGAGCTACGCCCTGACGGAGGAGGACAAGGAATTCTGCCGGCAAAGCGGCACGCTGCGCGTGGGCGTCGTCTCCGAGAAGGCCCCCATCCAGTCCTTCGACCCCGTGACCGGCCAGCTGGAAGGCGTCACCAAGGGCATGCTCGACTACCTCTCAGAGCACACCGGGCTCAAGTTCGAGGCCGTGCCGCTCGAGCGCACCGACAACCTGCGCCAAGCGATAGAGGACGCCCGGGTCGACCTGGTGGCGGGCATCAACGACAACGACCTGGTGGCCTCGACGCTGAACGTGTCGGTGACGGCGCCGTACCTGTCGGCCGCGGTGGTCACCGTGTACAACAAATACGTCGACCCCGACGATCTGGCCGGCAAGAAGGCGGCCGTCTCGTGGGAGCTCGTCGACACGGTGCCCGACGACGCGCAGGTGGTCGTGTGCGAATCGGCCGAGGACTGCCTCAAGGCGGTCAACGACGGGCGCGCCGATTACACCTACGGCACGTCCTACACCACGCCCTACTACCAGGGCCTCGACAACCTCACCAACCTGCTCACGCTGCCGGCCAGCTCGAAGTCGGTCAACATCTGCTTCGGGCTCGTGCAGCCCATCGATCCCGAGCTGCTCACCGTGTTCAACAAGGCCATCCGCAGCCTTTCGCCCACCGAGCTCGACTCCATCGTGTACGACAACTCGCTCATCGAGACCGACAAGCAGGTGGGGCTGTTCATCCAGGACCACCTGCTGGAGTTGTCGCTTATCTGCATCTCGGTGCTGCTGCTCATCATCGCCCTGCTCGCCTTGCTCGTAACCACGCGCAACCGCGCGGCCCGGGCGACGCGCGAGGAGAACAGCCGCTTCCAGGAGCTGTTCGCTCTCTCCAACGAGCGGTTCTTCGAGTACACGCCCCGAACCGACACGCTGAAGGTGTCGAAGTCGAAAACCCTCGGCGACGTGATCAAGGATGAGGCCGCAAGCGACGACGGCCTGCCGTACCGCGTGATCGCCGGCGCTCGGGCGAAGCTGCTCGCCCAGGCCGGCCCCGAGGTCCTCGCCGCGTTCACCTCGCCCAGCCAAACGGTGACCGAGGCCATCGTCCAGGGGGAGGACGGCGCCTCGCAATGGGTGCGCTTCACCTCGCGCTCCGTGCTGGGCGACGACGGCAAGCCCGTCTCGGTGATCGGGAAGGTGGCCTACATCGACGACGAGATGAACGAGCGGCTGGACCTCTCGCAGCGCGCCTTCCACGACGGGCTGACCGGCCTTCTGAACTGGCGCGCCTTCCGCGAGGGCGCCGAGAAGCTGCTCTCGAGCGGCGAGGCCGGCGCGTTGCTCGTCGTGGACACGGACGACTTCAAGAGCGTGAACGACCAATTCGGCCACCTGGCGGGCGATGCGGCCCTCCAGAACACCGGCAGGGCGCTCGTGGACGCGTTCCGTCCGCAAGACCTGGTGGGACGCCTCGGCGGCGACGAGTTCGCCGTATGCATCGCGGGGCCGGTGGACCACGAGGCGCTCGAGAAGCGCTGCGGCGAGCTCATCGGCTCGGGCGTGACGTTCGCCGGGCAGGACGGGGCCGAGCACGCCGTGACGCTCAGCATGGGCGGCGTGGAGCTGCACGGGGCGCAGGCCTCGTACAAGAAGGCCTACGAGCAGGCAGACCGCGCGCTGTACCGCGCGAAGGCAGACGGCAAGGACCGCTTCATCATGGAGCCCTACGAGGAGGCCGCGGCCCCTCCGGCGTCCTGA
- the purE gene encoding 5-(carboxyamino)imidazole ribonucleotide mutase yields the protein MSCEQKSPVVGIIMGSESDMPAMEPCMKQLDEFGVPYEVKVASAHRKPAEVHEWASTAHERGIRVIVAAAGKAAHLGGVVAAYTPNPVICVPMKTSDLGGLDSLLSMVQMPSGVPVACVAINGAKNAAILAVQILGTGCDGARQKIIDFKQSMADA from the coding sequence ATGTCCTGCGAACAGAAGAGCCCGGTCGTCGGCATCATCATGGGGTCCGAGTCCGACATGCCCGCCATGGAGCCGTGCATGAAGCAGCTCGACGAGTTCGGCGTGCCCTACGAGGTGAAGGTGGCGAGCGCGCATCGCAAGCCGGCCGAGGTGCACGAGTGGGCCTCGACGGCGCACGAGCGCGGCATCCGCGTGATCGTGGCGGCCGCCGGCAAGGCGGCGCACCTGGGCGGCGTCGTGGCCGCGTACACGCCGAACCCGGTGATCTGCGTGCCCATGAAGACGAGCGACCTGGGCGGCCTCGACTCGCTGCTGTCCATGGTGCAGATGCCCAGCGGCGTGCCCGTGGCCTGCGTGGCCATCAACGGCGCGAAGAACGCCGCCATCCTGGCCGTGCAGATCCTCGGCACCGGCTGCGACGGCGCTCGCCAGAAGATCATCGACTTCAAGCAATCCATGGCCGACGCGTAG
- a CDS encoding A24 family peptidase — MQLGTLAALSPAWPAFFLAVAAVMGAVMGSFINCMAWRIVHGESVWKGRSHCATCDHQLSALDLIPLISWLVLRGKCRYCGQRISPRYPLVELLLAAYFASIVAAYGLTVHALSLCVLGCILMGLSLVDLDTFTIPNGFIVAAILTWLATFAFYGVDLGSIGLGTLTLGLAGSPVLAVLVDGLVGAFAVAGAMLALSFAFDKVVGRQSLGGGDVKLLFTVGLFLGVAGSVLNLIAACIVGIAFSFATQRARARADDPRVFPFGPSIALATWFTLVLGPPLLGWYFGLF; from the coding sequence ATGCAGCTCGGCACGCTCGCAGCGCTCTCGCCCGCATGGCCTGCGTTCTTCCTGGCGGTCGCTGCCGTGATGGGCGCGGTCATGGGCAGCTTCATCAACTGCATGGCGTGGCGCATCGTCCACGGCGAGAGCGTGTGGAAGGGCCGCAGCCACTGCGCCACGTGCGACCATCAACTCTCGGCGCTCGACCTGATCCCTCTGATCAGCTGGCTCGTCCTGCGCGGGAAGTGCCGCTATTGCGGACAGCGCATCTCGCCGCGCTACCCGCTGGTGGAGCTTCTGCTGGCCGCGTACTTCGCCAGCATCGTGGCCGCCTACGGGCTCACGGTGCACGCGCTTTCGCTGTGCGTGCTCGGCTGCATCCTCATGGGGCTCTCGCTGGTCGACCTGGACACGTTCACCATCCCCAACGGCTTCATCGTGGCGGCCATCCTCACGTGGCTCGCCACCTTCGCGTTCTACGGCGTGGACCTGGGCTCCATCGGCCTGGGAACCCTCACGCTGGGGCTGGCGGGATCGCCCGTGCTCGCGGTGCTCGTCGACGGCCTGGTGGGCGCGTTCGCGGTGGCCGGCGCCATGCTCGCGCTCTCGTTCGCCTTCGACAAGGTGGTGGGCCGCCAGAGCCTCGGCGGCGGCGACGTGAAGCTGCTGTTCACGGTGGGCCTGTTCCTGGGCGTCGCGGGCAGCGTGCTCAACCTCATCGCGGCGTGCATCGTCGGGATAGCGTTCTCCTTCGCCACGCAGCGCGCCCGCGCCCGCGCCGACGACCCGCGCGTGTTTCCCTTCGGGCCCTCCATCGCGCTGGCCACCTGGTTCACGCTCGTGCTGGGCCCGCCGCTTCTCGGCTGGTATTTCGGCCTGTTTTAG
- a CDS encoding MFS transporter: MGEGEPKTTLWTRDFLLITLVNFLLFASWQTLPFVLPVHLQGLGATDAELGWVTAITTVAALLVRPFCGVVLDAFGRKGVFLFGIAFMALASATYAFFPVVGAVLAVRFVHGLAWGITSTSSQTVASDVIPPRRFGEGMGLFALSASLALALAPGFALGLFEGGGIAPVTALTVGALVCAFAVALVLRYRPVPRRAVTFSLRGLFERRSVLPSAIMFCLSACYGALVTFLALHAAARGVEGIGLFFPAYAAAVALSRPLLGKVVDRKGYGFVIVPGLAVLASALALLAVADTLALFMLVAFLFGAGFAACNSTLQAMAVADVPPERRGAANATYLTGFDSGIGAGSLASGLAAAAIGYGGMYACFTLCPLAALVLFVAFARHRKPPSLQEDA, encoded by the coding sequence ATGGGGGAAGGCGAACCGAAGACGACGCTGTGGACGAGGGACTTCCTGCTCATCACCCTCGTGAACTTCCTCCTGTTCGCCAGCTGGCAGACGCTGCCGTTCGTGCTGCCGGTGCACCTGCAGGGCCTGGGCGCCACCGACGCGGAGCTGGGCTGGGTCACGGCCATCACCACCGTCGCCGCGCTTTTGGTGCGTCCGTTCTGCGGGGTGGTGCTGGACGCGTTCGGGCGCAAGGGCGTGTTCCTGTTCGGCATCGCGTTCATGGCGCTCGCCTCGGCGACGTACGCGTTCTTCCCGGTGGTCGGGGCCGTGCTGGCCGTGCGGTTCGTCCATGGCCTGGCCTGGGGAATCACCAGCACGTCCAGCCAGACGGTGGCGAGCGACGTCATCCCGCCGCGCCGCTTCGGCGAGGGGATGGGGTTGTTCGCGCTGTCGGCCAGCCTGGCGCTCGCCCTCGCGCCCGGTTTCGCGCTGGGGCTGTTCGAGGGCGGCGGCATCGCCCCGGTGACGGCGCTCACGGTGGGCGCGCTCGTCTGCGCGTTCGCCGTCGCCCTCGTGCTGCGCTACCGGCCGGTGCCGCGCCGCGCGGTGACGTTCAGCCTGCGCGGGCTGTTCGAGCGCCGGTCGGTGCTGCCGAGCGCCATCATGTTCTGCCTGTCGGCGTGCTACGGGGCGCTCGTCACGTTCCTGGCGCTGCATGCGGCCGCGCGCGGCGTGGAGGGCATCGGCCTGTTCTTCCCCGCGTACGCGGCGGCGGTCGCCCTGTCGCGGCCGCTGCTGGGGAAGGTGGTGGACCGTAAGGGGTACGGCTTCGTCATCGTTCCCGGCCTCGCGGTGCTGGCCTCGGCGCTTGCGCTGCTGGCGGTTGCCGACACGCTCGCGCTGTTCATGCTGGTGGCGTTCCTGTTCGGCGCGGGGTTCGCCGCGTGCAACTCCACGCTGCAGGCCATGGCCGTGGCCGATGTGCCGCCCGAGCGCCGCGGCGCGGCGAACGCTACCTACCTCACCGGCTTCGACAGCGGCATCGGCGCGGGCTCGCTCGCATCGGGCCTGGCAGCGGCCGCCATCGGCTACGGCGGCATGTACGCGTGCTTCACCCTGTGCCCGCTCGCGGCCCTCGTGCTGTTCGTCGCCTTCGCCCGCCACCGCAAGCCCCCGAGCCTGCAGGAAGACGCCTGA
- the pilM gene encoding pilus assembly protein PilM yields the protein MAKLYTGIDIGAERLKMAVCNEQSVVQVAVEEVPASLVRDGRVTSFEALTEVVRNAARKNKVGAKDCALVLHSNDVFTRRITVPAMTVEELSLNLPFEFRDYIADDKDKYNFDYAVLGMKRDAAGTPVEMDILAAAVPAETIEAYSSMLRRAGFRLKSAAPDIMAYANLIAAYEKRVPPAPAPMPVDAAAPAPAEAFPVPRDYCFVDVGYDNTKVYLFPGGKYEVTRIVEFGVGLLAAAVADYFSVDESMARTYLSSDYEGAQRIEPCLGLYERLGAEVARIVSFFNFNYPDSQLDTLHYCGSGAGIAPLIDSLRDHVSIGLADINAIMPASSVPPDSLRDCPAAVGIALR from the coding sequence ATGGCGAAACTATACACCGGCATCGACATCGGCGCCGAGCGGTTGAAGATGGCCGTCTGCAACGAGCAGAGCGTGGTGCAGGTCGCCGTCGAGGAGGTGCCTGCGAGCCTGGTGCGGGACGGCCGCGTCACCTCGTTCGAGGCCCTGACCGAGGTGGTGCGCAACGCCGCGCGCAAGAACAAGGTGGGCGCGAAGGACTGCGCGCTCGTGCTGCATTCCAACGACGTGTTCACGCGGCGCATCACCGTACCCGCCATGACGGTGGAGGAGCTCAGCCTCAACCTGCCCTTCGAGTTCCGCGACTATATCGCCGACGACAAGGACAAGTACAACTTCGATTACGCCGTGCTGGGCATGAAGCGCGACGCCGCCGGCACGCCCGTGGAGATGGACATCCTGGCCGCCGCCGTGCCCGCCGAGACGATAGAGGCGTACTCCTCCATGCTGCGCCGCGCGGGATTCAGGCTCAAGTCCGCCGCGCCCGACATCATGGCGTACGCGAACCTTATCGCGGCGTACGAGAAGCGCGTCCCGCCCGCGCCCGCGCCCATGCCGGTGGACGCCGCCGCGCCCGCGCCCGCCGAGGCCTTCCCCGTGCCGAGGGACTACTGCTTCGTGGACGTGGGCTACGACAACACAAAGGTGTACCTGTTCCCGGGAGGGAAGTACGAGGTCACGCGCATCGTCGAGTTCGGCGTGGGCCTCCTGGCCGCCGCGGTTGCCGACTACTTCTCGGTGGACGAGAGCATGGCGCGCACCTACCTGAGCAGCGACTACGAGGGCGCGCAGCGCATCGAGCCGTGCCTGGGCCTCTACGAGCGCCTGGGCGCCGAGGTGGCGCGCATCGTGAGCTTCTTCAACTTCAACTATCCCGACAGCCAGCTGGACACGCTGCACTACTGCGGCAGCGGGGCGGGCATCGCGCCGCTCATCGACTCGCTGCGCGACCACGTGTCCATCGGCCTGGCGGACATCAACGCGATCATGCCGGCTTCGTCCGTGCCGCCCGACAGCCTGCGCGATTGCCCGGCTGCCGTGGGCATCGCACTGCGGTAA
- a CDS encoding TetR family transcriptional regulator, whose amino-acid sequence MGNGTAETLRERKRRETRAAIEHAAMALVDELGYDNVTVAMIAERAVVSQGTFFNYFPTKDAAVVGLGPLDLDPAVVHAAYDRLAPATPYRATLELFLKVVRDLDWTSDTAAMRARLVTQTPALMRLFLDRTFGFVADFRGILAAYLEAHPERRTCADALTADEEAGLVVSEALEAAKFALARAAARPGHGLPDADEVEAVVRRIVG is encoded by the coding sequence ATGGGAAACGGGACGGCCGAGACGCTGCGCGAGCGCAAGCGCCGGGAGACGCGCGCGGCCATCGAGCACGCGGCGATGGCGCTGGTGGACGAGCTGGGCTACGACAACGTGACCGTGGCCATGATCGCCGAGCGCGCGGTGGTGTCGCAGGGCACGTTCTTCAACTACTTCCCCACGAAGGACGCGGCCGTCGTGGGGCTGGGGCCGCTCGACCTCGACCCGGCCGTCGTGCACGCGGCCTACGACCGCCTCGCGCCGGCCACGCCGTATCGCGCCACGCTCGAGCTGTTCCTCAAGGTGGTGCGCGACCTCGACTGGACGAGCGACACCGCCGCCATGCGCGCCCGCCTGGTCACGCAGACGCCCGCGCTCATGCGGCTGTTCCTGGACCGTACGTTCGGCTTCGTCGCCGACTTCCGCGGCATCCTGGCGGCCTACCTCGAGGCGCACCCCGAGCGCCGCACCTGCGCCGACGCGCTCACGGCCGACGAGGAGGCGGGACTTGTGGTGTCCGAGGCGCTCGAGGCGGCCAAGTTCGCGCTCGCCCGCGCCGCCGCGCGCCCCGGGCACGGCCTGCCGGATGCCGACGAGGTGGAGGCCGTCGTCCGGCGCATCGTCGGGTGA
- a CDS encoding indolepyruvate oxidoreductase subunit beta, whose product MLNVLLTGVGGQGTVLAAKVLAQAAQDKGWQVRTAETIGMAQRGGNVVSHVRMGDGGEDVLAPLVARGTADLVVAFEPAEAARVLPFLAPTGTLVTATMAIQPVTVALSERPYRAADVLASVKNALAPNQRLVTVNDAALCSQAGGRKVLNTVLLASALQTGAIPLGLDDLRRAIAECVKPRFVDLNLSAIDAAAAIAR is encoded by the coding sequence ATGCTTAACGTGCTGCTGACGGGCGTGGGCGGGCAGGGCACCGTGCTGGCCGCGAAGGTGCTGGCCCAGGCCGCGCAGGACAAGGGCTGGCAGGTGCGCACGGCCGAGACCATCGGCATGGCGCAGCGCGGCGGCAACGTGGTGTCGCACGTGCGCATGGGCGACGGCGGCGAAGACGTGCTCGCGCCGCTCGTCGCGCGCGGCACGGCCGACCTCGTGGTGGCGTTCGAGCCCGCCGAGGCCGCGCGCGTGCTGCCCTTCCTCGCGCCCACCGGCACGCTGGTCACGGCCACCATGGCCATCCAGCCCGTGACCGTCGCATTGTCGGAGCGTCCCTACCGCGCCGCCGACGTGCTCGCCAGCGTCAAAAACGCCCTCGCGCCCAACCAGCGCCTCGTCACCGTGAACGACGCCGCGCTCTGCTCCCAAGCGGGCGGCCGCAAAGTGCTCAACACCGTGCTCCTGGCCAGCGCCCTGCAAACCGGCGCCATCCCGCTGGGCCTCGACGATCTGCGCCGCGCCATCGCCGAATGCGTGAAGCCTCGCTTCGTCGACCTCAACCTCTCGGCCATCGACGCCGCCGCAGCAATCGCACGTTGA
- the iorA gene encoding indolepyruvate ferredoxin oxidoreductase subunit alpha, giving the protein MAKKLLMGNEAFAHAALEAGVRVVAGYPGTPSSELIETVAKLHAAGAARGVHVEWSTNEKAALELLAGASYAGARCLFTCKQVGLNVASDALMSLNYVGVKGGLVLFVADDPGPISSQTEQDTRRFASFAKLPVLDPSTPDEGFAMMQAAFDLSERYRTPVIVRPTTRINHASTFFDVADATDALPVPPEGFERDPKWVIFPRRAFEAHGEINDRLRAIAHDFAVGPELAAFNPIEEHGAAPRLGIVAGGVSAAYAREALRMLEERAGELPAYRFWQVGTPYPFPTETAARFADGLEQILVLEELDHVLEDELLRFAGRMHAAFEVRGKLTGDARDRGENDVDDIAERIAKFLGIPCSRTDVSRETSGTDEPLPVRPPVLCAGCPHRGSFYAVKRALGKAPAVLCGDIGCYTLGNAKPLDAVDTCLCMGAGITMAQGFAVAEPHKKTVAFVGDSTFFASGLTGIANAVYNGHDITVCVLDNATTAMTGSQPHPGTGFTLMGPKRTPISIERVLEALGVECIVHADPLNLDASIEAAREAIAFEGPSAILFESPCVQLVRPDEPAAVDADACTGCKKCITEIGCPAIGFDPDARGPRSKERGQAFVDPTLCNGCALCTQVCPFDALAVCHPERAQPPSCHPERAKRVEGSRAASAVTLPADAKRDPSTPALRASAQDDKGPARGASAQDDKGPARGASAQDDGGEPARGASAQDASGTNVSRETSPSASPAEGGSHA; this is encoded by the coding sequence ATGGCGAAGAAGCTGCTGATGGGGAACGAGGCGTTCGCGCATGCGGCGCTGGAGGCGGGCGTGCGCGTGGTGGCGGGGTACCCCGGCACGCCGTCGTCCGAGCTCATCGAGACGGTGGCGAAGCTGCACGCGGCCGGCGCGGCGCGCGGGGTGCACGTGGAGTGGTCCACCAATGAGAAGGCGGCGCTCGAGCTTCTGGCCGGCGCGTCGTACGCCGGCGCGCGCTGCCTCTTCACCTGCAAGCAGGTGGGGCTGAACGTGGCGTCCGACGCGCTGATGAGCCTGAACTACGTGGGCGTGAAGGGCGGCCTCGTGCTGTTCGTGGCCGACGACCCCGGCCCCATCTCGTCGCAGACCGAGCAGGACACGCGCCGCTTCGCCTCGTTCGCGAAGCTGCCCGTGCTCGATCCGTCCACGCCCGACGAGGGCTTCGCCATGATGCAGGCCGCCTTCGACCTGTCCGAGCGTTACCGCACGCCCGTCATCGTGCGGCCGACCACGCGCATCAACCACGCGTCCACGTTCTTCGACGTGGCGGACGCTACCGACGCGCTGCCGGTGCCGCCCGAGGGCTTCGAGCGCGATCCTAAGTGGGTTATCTTCCCGCGCCGCGCCTTCGAGGCCCACGGCGAGATCAACGACCGTCTGCGCGCCATCGCCCACGACTTCGCCGTCGGGCCTGAGCTGGCCGCGTTCAACCCGATTGAAGAGCACGGCGCCGCGCCCCGGCTCGGCATCGTTGCAGGCGGCGTGTCGGCGGCCTACGCGCGCGAGGCGCTGCGCATGCTGGAGGAGCGCGCGGGCGAGCTGCCGGCCTACCGCTTCTGGCAGGTGGGCACGCCGTACCCGTTCCCGACGGAGACGGCCGCGCGGTTCGCGGATGGCCTTGAGCAGATCCTCGTGCTGGAAGAGCTCGACCACGTGCTGGAAGACGAGCTGCTGCGCTTCGCCGGCCGCATGCACGCGGCCTTCGAGGTGCGCGGCAAGCTCACCGGCGACGCGCGCGACCGCGGCGAGAACGACGTGGACGACATCGCCGAGCGCATCGCGAAATTCTTGGGAATCCCCTGTTCACGAACGGATGTTTCACGTGAAACATCCGGCACCGACGAGCCGCTGCCCGTGCGCCCGCCGGTGCTGTGCGCCGGATGCCCGCACCGCGGCAGCTTCTACGCCGTGAAGCGCGCGCTGGGGAAGGCCCCGGCGGTGCTCTGCGGCGACATCGGCTGCTACACGCTGGGCAACGCCAAGCCGCTCGACGCCGTGGACACGTGCCTGTGCATGGGCGCGGGCATCACGATGGCGCAGGGATTCGCCGTGGCCGAGCCGCACAAGAAGACGGTCGCATTCGTGGGCGACTCGACGTTCTTCGCGAGCGGCCTCACCGGGATCGCTAATGCTGTGTATAATGGTCATGATATCACAGTGTGCGTGCTGGACAACGCGACCACGGCTATGACCGGCTCGCAGCCGCACCCCGGCACCGGCTTCACGCTCATGGGGCCGAAGCGCACGCCCATCTCCATCGAGCGCGTGCTGGAAGCGCTCGGCGTGGAGTGCATCGTGCACGCCGACCCGCTGAACCTGGACGCGTCGATAGAGGCCGCGCGCGAGGCCATCGCGTTCGAGGGCCCGAGCGCCATCCTGTTCGAGAGCCCCTGCGTCCAGCTGGTGCGCCCGGATGAGCCGGCGGCCGTCGACGCGGACGCGTGCACCGGCTGCAAGAAGTGCATCACCGAGATCGGCTGCCCCGCCATCGGCTTCGACCCCGACGCCCGCGGCCCGCGCAGCAAGGAGCGCGGCCAGGCCTTCGTCGACCCCACCCTCTGCAACGGCTGCGCCCTGTGCACGCAGGTGTGCCCCTTCGACGCGCTCGCGGTTTGTCATCCTGAGCGAGCGCAGCCCCCCTCTTGTCATCCTGAGCGAGCGAAGCGAGTCGAAGGATCCCGCGCGGCGTCAGCCGTGACGCTTCCTGCTGACGCCAAACGGGATCCTTCGACTCCGGCGCTGCGCGCCTCCGCTCAGGATGACAAGGGGCCGGCGCGCGGCGCCTCCGCTCAGGATGACAAGGGGCCGGCGCGCGGCGCCTCCGCTCAGGATGACGGGGGAGAGCCGGCGCGCGGCGCCTCAGCTCAGGATGCCAGTGGAACAAATGTTTCACGTGAAACATCGCCAAGCGCTTCGCCGGCGGAAGGAGGCTCCCATGCTTAA
- the gspM gene encoding type II secretion system protein GspM codes for MNRTFTTREKILLVVLAVLLIGCFYYLVVLQPSLSAISSSDSQIAAIQDEMLVQQAVATRKAELVEKIREAEASGVDQKTLPPYDNTKNELAELDAILAAASSYNIDFSNAETAGTLVRRNVSISFTADSYAAAEDVLQKLIDCKYSCLVTDITVSGTGLGQANAEGKVTGSASVTFFESLAQGAQEQGAQDAGGAAASS; via the coding sequence ATGAATAGAACCTTCACGACCCGTGAGAAGATCCTGCTCGTCGTCCTGGCCGTGCTGCTCATCGGCTGCTTCTACTACCTCGTGGTGCTCCAGCCCTCGCTGAGCGCCATCTCGTCGAGCGACTCGCAGATCGCCGCCATCCAGGACGAGATGCTGGTGCAGCAGGCCGTCGCCACGCGCAAGGCCGAGCTCGTGGAGAAGATCCGTGAGGCCGAGGCCTCCGGGGTCGACCAGAAGACGCTGCCGCCCTACGACAACACCAAGAACGAGCTCGCCGAGCTCGACGCCATCCTGGCCGCCGCCAGCAGCTACAACATCGACTTCTCGAACGCCGAGACGGCCGGCACGCTCGTGCGCCGCAACGTGAGCATTTCCTTCACGGCGGATTCGTACGCCGCCGCCGAGGACGTGCTGCAGAAGCTCATCGATTGCAAGTACAGCTGCCTGGTCACCGACATCACGGTTTCCGGTACGGGCCTCGGCCAGGCGAACGCCGAGGGCAAGGTGACGGGCAGCGCCTCGGTCACCTTCTTCGAGTCGCTCGCGCAGGGCGCTCAGGAGCAGGGCGCTCAGGACGCCGGAGGGGCCGCGGCCTCCTCGTAG